From one Streptomyces sp. Q6 genomic stretch:
- a CDS encoding precorrin-8X methylmutase — MYAYEKDGAAIYRESFATIRAEAADGLAGLPADVAQVAVRMIHACGQVDLVQDIGHSSGVVAAARAALRAGAPILCDAHMVASGVTRKRLPADNDVVCTLRDPHVPALAAELGTTRSAAALELWRERLDGSVVAIGNAPTALFHLLEMIRKGAPRPAAVLGIPVGFVGAAESKDALAADAAELGLEYLVVRGRRGGSAITAAALNAIATEAEILEDRA; from the coding sequence GTGTATGCATACGAGAAGGACGGCGCGGCGATCTACCGCGAGTCCTTTGCCACCATCCGCGCCGAGGCGGCGGACGGCCTCGCCGGTCTGCCGGCCGACGTCGCCCAGGTCGCGGTCCGCATGATCCACGCCTGCGGCCAGGTGGATCTCGTCCAGGACATCGGCCACTCGTCCGGCGTCGTGGCCGCGGCCCGCGCCGCCCTGCGCGCGGGCGCCCCGATCCTCTGCGACGCCCACATGGTCGCGAGCGGCGTCACGCGCAAGCGGCTGCCCGCCGACAACGACGTCGTGTGCACCCTGCGCGATCCCCATGTACCGGCGCTGGCAGCCGAGTTGGGGACGACCCGCAGTGCCGCCGCGCTCGAACTCTGGCGCGAGCGCCTCGACGGTTCCGTCGTCGCCATCGGCAACGCGCCCACCGCCCTGTTCCACCTCCTGGAGATGATCCGCAAGGGCGCCCCGCGTCCGGCGGCCGTCCTCGGCATACCCGTCGGCTTCGTCGGCGCGGCCGAGTCCAAGGACGCCCTGGCCGCGGACGCGGCCGAGCTGGGCCTGGAGTACCTCGTCGTACGGGGCCGGCGCGGCGGCAGCGCCATCACGGCGGCCGCCCTCAACGCCATCGCCACCGAGGCCGAGATCCTGGAGGACCGCGCATGA
- the cobM gene encoding precorrin-4 C(11)-methyltransferase: MTVHFIGAGPGAADLITVRGARTLASCQVCLYAGSLVPRELLAECPPDARLIDTANLDLDAIERELVAAHEAGLDVARLHSGDPSVFSAVAEQMRRLDAHGIPYEVVPGVPAFAAAAAALKRELTIPTVGQTVILTRIAQQATPMPPGEDLATLGASGALLVLHLGARYVDRIVAELTPHYGADCPAAVVAYASREDELVLRGTLGDIADQVKAAGVLRTAVILVGRTLAASQFRDSHLYSTERDRHAC, from the coding sequence ATGACCGTCCACTTCATCGGAGCGGGCCCCGGCGCCGCCGACCTGATCACCGTGCGCGGCGCGCGCACCCTCGCGTCCTGCCAGGTGTGCCTCTACGCGGGTTCGCTCGTCCCGCGCGAGCTCCTCGCCGAGTGCCCGCCGGACGCCCGCCTGATCGACACGGCGAACCTGGACCTGGACGCCATCGAGCGCGAGCTGGTCGCGGCGCACGAGGCGGGTCTCGACGTGGCGCGCCTGCACTCCGGCGACCCGTCCGTCTTCTCCGCCGTCGCGGAACAGATGCGCCGCCTCGACGCGCACGGCATCCCGTACGAGGTCGTCCCCGGCGTCCCCGCGTTCGCGGCGGCGGCGGCGGCCCTCAAGCGCGAACTGACGATCCCGACGGTCGGCCAGACGGTCATCCTCACCCGCATCGCCCAGCAGGCCACGCCCATGCCGCCCGGCGAGGACCTCGCCACGCTCGGCGCGAGCGGCGCCCTCCTGGTCCTGCACCTCGGCGCGCGCTACGTCGACCGGATCGTGGCGGAGCTGACCCCGCACTACGGCGCGGACTGCCCGGCGGCGGTCGTCGCGTACGCCAGCCGCGAGGACGAACTCGTCCTGCGCGGCACGCTCGGCGACATCGCGGACCAGGTCAAAGCGGCCGGGGTGCTCCGCACGGCGGTGATCCTGGTCGGCCGCACCCTGGCGGCGTCCCAGTTCCGCGACAGTCACTTGTACTCGACGGAACGGGACCGGCACGCCTGTTGA
- a CDS encoding cobalamin biosynthesis protein CobG: MSPAPISDRSPGPAASGDACPGALRLHAADDGGLARIRVPGGVLPVGRARALGAAAARFGDGVVRITSRGNVEVRGLDPACGGAFAAALQEAGLLPSAAHERVRNILASPLSGLDDRGAVDVRHWLRDLDRLLCASPRTPALSGKFLFALDDGRGDVAALGADVLLRGASDGSAMLRLGAEPYALRIAYEDAARAAVSAAEEFVEAAGHDTGRGWRVAELDAPPGELTRRVAHRLGLPVEPCSTSPITGPPSLGPVTDGSGAVRAWSVLAPFGAVSADAWAALLAAADGELRLTPWRGVVLPGATAARRGQLARAGLATDDASPWTRVSACVGSPGCAKSRTDVRAHAADAVRTGELPSSGSPWYWSGCERRCGRPKGPHTDLVAREDGTYDVRRTD, translated from the coding sequence ATGTCCCCCGCCCCCATATCCGACCGATCCCCTGGTCCGGCCGCCTCCGGCGACGCCTGTCCCGGTGCGCTGCGGCTGCACGCCGCCGACGACGGGGGACTTGCCCGGATCCGGGTCCCGGGCGGGGTGCTTCCGGTCGGCCGGGCGCGGGCGCTCGGTGCCGCGGCGGCCCGGTTCGGGGACGGCGTGGTGCGCATCACGTCGCGCGGCAACGTGGAGGTGCGCGGGCTCGACCCGGCGTGCGGCGGCGCGTTCGCGGCCGCGCTCCAGGAGGCGGGACTGCTGCCGTCGGCCGCGCACGAGCGCGTGCGCAACATCCTCGCGTCGCCCCTGTCGGGCCTCGACGACCGCGGCGCCGTGGACGTACGGCACTGGCTGCGCGACCTCGACCGGCTGCTGTGCGCGAGCCCGCGGACACCCGCGCTCAGCGGCAAGTTCCTCTTCGCCCTCGACGACGGCCGCGGCGACGTCGCGGCCCTCGGCGCCGATGTGCTCCTGCGCGGCGCGTCCGACGGCTCCGCGATGCTGCGGCTCGGCGCCGAACCGTACGCGCTGCGGATCGCGTACGAGGATGCCGCGCGGGCCGCGGTGAGCGCGGCGGAGGAGTTCGTCGAGGCGGCCGGGCACGACACGGGGCGTGGCTGGCGGGTCGCCGAACTCGACGCGCCGCCGGGCGAGTTGACGCGCCGGGTGGCGCACCGCCTGGGTCTCCCCGTCGAACCGTGCTCCACGTCCCCGATCACCGGGCCTCCTTCCCTCGGTCCCGTGACCGACGGCTCCGGCGCCGTGCGCGCCTGGTCCGTGCTGGCGCCGTTCGGTGCCGTGTCCGCCGACGCGTGGGCGGCGCTGCTCGCCGCGGCCGACGGGGAGTTGCGCCTCACCCCGTGGCGCGGGGTCGTCCTGCCCGGCGCGACCGCCGCGCGGCGGGGACAGCTCGCCCGCGCGGGCCTGGCCACCGACGACGCCTCGCCCTGGACGCGGGTGAGCGCCTGCGTCGGCAGCCCGGGGTGCGCCAAGTCCCGTACGGACGTGCGCGCTCACGCCGCCGACGCGGTCCGCACCGGCGAACTCCCCTCGTCCGGAAGCCCTTGGTACTGGTCGGGGTGCGAGCGCCGCTGCGGCCGCCCGAAGGGCCCGCACACCGACCTCGTGGCACGGGAGGACGGGACGTACGACGTGCGGCGGACCGACTGA
- a CDS encoding cobalt-precorrin-5B (C(1))-methyltransferase → MTSTSEPKGGRGAQLKHTGLRPGWTTGACATAATTAAYTALLTGDFPDPVTITLPKGQTPSFALAVESRDAGSATAGVVKDAGDDPDVTHGALVRSTVRALPPGSGVVFRAGPGVGTVTRPGLPLPVGEPAINPVPREMIRAHVARVAAAHGGSGDVEVTLSIDHGEEIARSTWNPRLGILGGLSVLGTTGIVVPYSCSAWIDSIRRGVDVARAAGRTHVAGCTGSTSEKTVVREHALPEDALLDMGDFAGAVLKYIRRHPVDRLTLCGGFAKLSKLAAGHLDLHSGRSQVDKTFLAELARRGGASRELAAEVAAANTGLAALQLCTAAGVPLGDLVAEEARDQALLVLRGAPVAVDVICIDRAGDVVGRSGIR, encoded by the coding sequence ATGACTTCCACGAGTGAGCCGAAAGGGGGGCGCGGCGCCCAACTCAAGCACACCGGTCTGCGCCCCGGCTGGACGACCGGCGCCTGTGCGACGGCCGCGACGACGGCCGCGTACACGGCGCTCCTGACCGGCGACTTCCCCGACCCGGTGACCATCACGCTGCCCAAGGGGCAGACCCCGTCGTTCGCGCTCGCGGTCGAGTCGCGGGACGCGGGGTCCGCCACGGCCGGGGTGGTCAAGGACGCGGGCGACGACCCGGACGTCACGCACGGCGCGCTCGTCCGGTCCACGGTGCGCGCGCTGCCGCCCGGCTCGGGGGTGGTGTTCCGCGCGGGGCCCGGCGTCGGCACGGTCACCCGTCCGGGCCTGCCCCTCCCGGTCGGCGAACCGGCGATCAACCCGGTCCCGCGCGAGATGATCCGCGCACACGTGGCGCGGGTCGCGGCGGCGCACGGCGGCAGCGGCGACGTCGAGGTGACGCTCTCCATCGACCACGGCGAGGAGATCGCCCGCTCCACCTGGAACCCCCGCCTGGGCATCCTCGGCGGCCTCTCCGTCCTCGGCACGACGGGCATCGTCGTCCCCTATTCGTGCTCGGCGTGGATCGACTCGATCCGCCGGGGCGTCGACGTGGCACGGGCGGCGGGCCGCACCCATGTGGCGGGCTGCACCGGATCGACGTCCGAGAAGACGGTCGTGCGCGAACACGCCCTGCCCGAGGACGCGTTGCTCGACATGGGCGACTTCGCGGGGGCCGTCCTCAAGTACATCCGCCGCCACCCCGTCGACCGCCTCACGCTCTGCGGCGGCTTCGCGAAACTCTCCAAACTGGCGGCGGGCCACCTCGACCTCCACTCCGGCCGCTCCCAGGTCGACAAGACCTTCCTCGCCGAACTGGCCCGCAGGGGCGGTGCGTCGCGGGAGCTGGCTGCCGAGGTCGCGGCGGCCAACACGGGCCTCGCGGCACTCCAGTTGTGCACCGCGGCCGGTGTCCCCCTCGGCGACCTGGTGGCCGAGGAGGCCCGCGACCAGGCCCTCCTCGTCCTGCGCGGGGCGCCGGTGGCGGTGGACGTGATCTGCATCGACCGGGCGGGGGATGTGGTGGGGCGCAGCGGGATCCGGTGA
- a CDS encoding Ig-like domain repeat protein, translating into MRRRALTIATAFAVFAGSAALSVAVSGTAVADSAAALHVTSVADMAVDGAHQRVYLSDPENDAIVVTDYSGNEVQRITGLDWVTGLALSADSSRLYAAVTEKDSIVAIDTANNAQVATYDLGEGKAPFDLAVAGSTVWFSYNDSGGHLGAIDPAQEQPTPAVGQAGGFFSAAPRIAVSPDGKQLAAGEMVTTNAALMLYDLSGTTATRRVFGDPQVGGLYDQLAFSPDGTQLVTASGSPYELPVYSTTDLSRVHTYPTAGDGGAGVAVSSSGTVAAGTSGSRADLFLYRPGGTEPIRTYEFGNTSSTTTGDTLDDGVLAWSPDGALLFAVSKNYDGEFRLHTYTEPNLVAPVLTVNAPSTATRAASLKVTGRISSPVAPLTAPVQLTVSKTDLENPNGKVLKTVTTAADGTYSFTDTPAVGGKVAYKVAYAGDAERAAVSATDTVEVSRSSTTLTLNKNKSVYDYGSDVTFTAHLGTTYKNRKVEIWSDPYGGDKPKTLVKSGTVNSSGNLSVTLDLTRDVNLSAVFAGDARYKPKTVSNTVYTRARASIAPSNHYKTGTIGSHTYYYFHKSSTVYATGSMNYYKGRKFRLDLQVYAGGAWRSSDSQYFTLESDGTTKVNMGAIGSAGYKFRIRADYINGTSGDNVNTTKYGSWKYLYSTN; encoded by the coding sequence TTGCGCAGACGCGCTCTCACCATCGCGACCGCTTTCGCGGTCTTCGCCGGGTCGGCCGCGCTCAGCGTCGCCGTGTCCGGCACCGCCGTGGCCGACTCGGCCGCGGCGCTCCATGTCACGTCCGTCGCCGACATGGCTGTCGACGGGGCGCACCAGCGGGTCTACCTCTCGGACCCGGAGAACGACGCGATCGTCGTCACCGACTACTCGGGCAACGAGGTCCAGCGCATCACCGGTCTCGACTGGGTCACCGGCCTCGCGCTGTCCGCCGACTCCAGCAGGCTGTACGCGGCTGTCACGGAGAAGGACAGCATCGTCGCGATCGACACCGCGAACAACGCTCAGGTCGCCACCTACGATCTCGGCGAGGGCAAGGCCCCGTTCGACCTCGCGGTCGCCGGTTCCACGGTGTGGTTCAGCTACAACGACAGCGGGGGCCACCTCGGTGCGATCGATCCCGCACAGGAGCAGCCGACGCCCGCCGTCGGCCAGGCCGGCGGCTTCTTCTCCGCGGCGCCGAGGATCGCTGTGTCACCGGACGGCAAGCAGCTGGCTGCGGGCGAGATGGTCACCACCAACGCCGCCCTCATGCTGTACGACCTGTCGGGGACGACGGCTACGCGGCGCGTGTTCGGCGACCCGCAGGTCGGCGGCCTCTACGACCAGCTCGCCTTCTCCCCCGACGGCACGCAACTGGTCACGGCCAGCGGATCCCCGTACGAACTCCCGGTGTACTCGACCACCGACCTCAGCCGGGTGCACACCTATCCGACGGCGGGCGACGGCGGCGCGGGCGTGGCCGTTTCCTCCTCCGGCACGGTCGCCGCGGGCACCTCGGGGAGCAGGGCCGACCTGTTTCTCTACCGGCCGGGCGGTACCGAACCGATCCGTACCTACGAGTTCGGCAACACCTCCTCCACCACCACCGGCGACACGCTCGACGACGGGGTGCTGGCCTGGTCCCCGGACGGCGCGCTGCTGTTCGCGGTCTCCAAGAACTACGACGGGGAGTTCCGGCTCCACACCTACACGGAACCGAACCTCGTCGCCCCCGTCCTCACGGTGAACGCCCCGTCCACCGCGACCCGCGCCGCCTCCCTCAAGGTCACCGGAAGAATCAGCAGCCCCGTGGCGCCGCTGACCGCCCCCGTCCAGCTCACCGTCAGCAAGACGGACCTGGAGAACCCCAACGGCAAGGTCCTCAAGACCGTCACCACCGCGGCCGACGGCACGTACTCCTTCACCGACACCCCGGCCGTCGGCGGCAAGGTCGCCTACAAGGTCGCCTACGCCGGAGACGCCGAGCGCGCCGCCGTCAGTGCCACCGACACCGTCGAGGTCTCCCGGAGCAGCACCACGCTGACGCTCAACAAGAACAAGAGCGTCTACGACTACGGCTCCGACGTCACGTTCACCGCCCACCTGGGCACCACGTACAAGAACCGCAAGGTCGAGATCTGGTCCGACCCGTACGGGGGAGACAAGCCGAAGACGCTGGTGAAGTCCGGCACGGTCAACTCCAGCGGCAACCTCTCCGTGACCCTCGACCTGACCCGCGACGTCAACCTCTCCGCCGTTTTCGCGGGCGACGCCCGCTACAAGCCGAAGACGGTCAGCAACACCGTCTACACCCGGGCGCGCGCCTCGATCGCACCCTCGAACCACTACAAGACGGGGACCATCGGCTCGCACACGTACTACTACTTCCACAAGAGCTCGACGGTCTACGCGACCGGGTCGATGAACTACTACAAGGGCCGCAAGTTCCGCCTCGACCTCCAGGTCTACGCGGGCGGCGCCTGGCGCTCGTCGGACAGCCAGTACTTCACGCTCGAGAGCGACGGCACGACCAAGGTGAACATGGGGGCGATCGGCAGCGCGGGCTACAAGTTCCGCATCCGCGCCGACTACATCAACGGCACCTCCGGCGACAACGTCAACACGACGAAGTACGGCAGCTGGAAGTACCTGTACTCGACGAACTGA
- a CDS encoding VOC family protein yields the protein MPRTPLTGRLAPIMPSRDLASTISFYAGLGFTVDGHYPGDGYLILVRDEAELHFFQAPGTDPLSTAHAVYLHLDGGAHVVDAVHAEWLGTGLSEDPYATPRLVEPDDTVYGMREFALVDPDGNLLRVGSVLEAVEG from the coding sequence ATGCCCCGCACCCCTCTCACCGGCCGCCTCGCCCCGATCATGCCGAGCCGCGACCTGGCGAGCACGATCTCCTTCTACGCCGGCCTCGGCTTCACCGTCGACGGTCACTATCCGGGCGACGGCTATCTGATCCTCGTACGCGACGAGGCCGAACTGCACTTCTTCCAGGCTCCCGGCACCGACCCCCTGAGCACCGCGCACGCCGTGTACCTGCACCTGGACGGCGGGGCGCACGTCGTCGACGCCGTGCACGCCGAGTGGCTCGGCACCGGCCTGAGCGAGGACCCGTACGCGACGCCGCGGCTCGTCGAACCCGACGACACGGTGTACGGGATGCGGGAGTTCGCGCTCGTCGACCCCGACGGGAACCTGCTGCGGGTCGGATCGGTCCTGGAGGCCGTCGAGGGGTGA
- a CDS encoding precorrin-2 C(20)-methyltransferase, with translation MSGKLYGVGLGPGDPNLMTVAAVKAIAEADVIAYHCARHGRSIARSIAAEHIREEQIEERLMYPLTVETTDHPGGYRGALDDFYAEAAATLAAHLDAGRTVAVLAEGDPLFYGSYQHMHKRLADRYDTTVIPGVTSISAAAARLGEPLCEDKETLTIIPGTLPEDELTARIAAADSAVVMKMGRTFPKVRAALERSGRLDDARYVERAFMAGERTGALADVDPDSVPYFSVAVLPSRIDAAPAQAPGRGEVVVVGTGPAGAPWLTPESRGALANADVLVGYTTYLDRVPVRPGQVRHGSDNKVESERAEFALDLARRGHRVAVVSGGDPGVFAMATAVLEVACEDRYTDLPVRVLPGVTAANAAAAKAGAPLGHDYATISLSDRLKPWEVIAERLRAAAAADLVLALYNPGSRSRTWQVGKARELLLELRLPDTPVVLARDVGGPEESVRVVKLADLDPAVVDMRTLLIVGSSQTRAVARGDGRTIAWTSRRYPETTGS, from the coding sequence ATGAGCGGCAAGCTGTACGGGGTCGGGCTCGGCCCCGGCGACCCGAACCTGATGACGGTCGCCGCGGTGAAGGCCATCGCCGAGGCGGACGTGATCGCGTACCACTGCGCCCGGCACGGCCGGTCCATCGCCCGCTCGATCGCCGCGGAGCACATCCGCGAGGAGCAGATCGAGGAGCGGCTGATGTACCCGCTCACCGTCGAGACCACGGATCACCCCGGCGGCTACCGCGGGGCGCTCGACGACTTCTACGCCGAGGCCGCCGCGACGCTCGCCGCGCACCTCGACGCGGGCCGCACGGTCGCCGTCCTCGCCGAGGGCGACCCGCTGTTCTACGGCTCGTACCAGCACATGCACAAGCGCCTCGCGGACCGCTACGACACCACGGTCATCCCCGGCGTCACCTCGATCAGCGCGGCGGCGGCCCGGCTCGGAGAGCCGCTCTGCGAGGACAAGGAGACGCTGACGATCATCCCGGGCACGCTGCCCGAGGACGAGCTGACGGCGCGGATCGCCGCCGCCGACTCCGCGGTCGTCATGAAGATGGGCCGTACGTTCCCCAAGGTCCGCGCGGCGCTGGAGCGTTCGGGCCGGCTGGACGACGCGCGGTACGTCGAGCGGGCCTTCATGGCGGGCGAGCGCACCGGCGCTCTCGCCGACGTCGACCCGGACTCGGTCCCGTACTTCTCGGTCGCCGTCCTGCCGTCGCGGATCGACGCGGCACCGGCGCAGGCGCCCGGCCGCGGGGAGGTCGTGGTCGTCGGCACCGGGCCCGCGGGCGCGCCGTGGCTGACGCCGGAGTCGCGCGGCGCCCTCGCCAACGCCGACGTCCTCGTCGGCTACACCACCTACCTCGACCGGGTGCCGGTCCGGCCCGGCCAGGTGCGCCACGGCTCGGACAACAAGGTCGAGTCGGAGCGCGCCGAGTTCGCCCTCGACCTGGCCCGGCGCGGTCACCGCGTCGCGGTGGTCTCCGGCGGCGACCCGGGCGTCTTCGCGATGGCGACGGCCGTCCTCGAAGTGGCCTGCGAGGACCGGTACACGGACCTTCCCGTACGGGTCCTGCCGGGCGTGACCGCCGCCAACGCGGCGGCGGCGAAGGCGGGCGCCCCGCTCGGCCACGACTACGCCACGATCTCCCTCTCCGACCGGCTCAAGCCGTGGGAGGTCATCGCGGAGCGGCTGCGCGCGGCCGCGGCGGCGGACCTGGTCCTCGCGCTGTACAACCCGGGGTCGCGCAGCCGCACCTGGCAGGTCGGCAAGGCCCGCGAACTCCTCCTCGAACTGCGGCTGCCCGACACCCCGGTCGTCCTGGCCCGCGACGTCGGCGGGCCCGAGGAGTCGGTGCGTGTGGTGAAGCTGGCCGACCTCGACCCGGCCGTCGTCGACATGCGCACGCTCCTGATCGTGGGCTCGTCGCAGACGCGGGCCGTGGCGCGGGGCGACGGGCGGACGATCGCGTGGACGTCGCGCCGCTACCCGGAGACGACCGGCTCCTGA
- the cbiE gene encoding precorrin-6y C5,15-methyltransferase (decarboxylating) subunit CbiE, producing the protein MTPENTPVVSVVGIGADGWPGLPESSRTVLVAADVVLGGPRQLALLPADCAGARVPWPTPLRPAVPGLLAAHAGRRIAVLASGDPMFYGIGRTLVETAGADVVHVLPHPSSVSYACARLGWPLEDTEVVTAVGRPVDRLAAALHDGRRVLVLSAGADTPAEIAALLTDRGFGPSRMTVLEQLGAEAEAAYDGVARDWKAAPGDPLNVVAVDCRRAPDALRLGAVPGLPDAAYEHDGQLTKRHIRAATLAALAPAPGELLWDVGGGSGSIGVEWMRTHPSCRAVAVERSPERADRIARNAARLGVPGLTVVTGAAPAALARLPSPDAVFIGGGLTVPGLLDACWDALAPGGRLVANTVTLESEALLTTWYRRHGGDLTKLSVAHAVPVGGFTGWRQAMPVTQWSVTRTEAEER; encoded by the coding sequence GTGACTCCCGAGAACACGCCCGTGGTGTCCGTCGTCGGGATCGGCGCGGACGGCTGGCCGGGGCTGCCGGAGTCCTCCCGTACGGTCCTCGTCGCCGCGGACGTCGTGCTCGGCGGACCGCGCCAGCTCGCGCTGCTGCCCGCGGACTGCGCGGGCGCACGCGTCCCGTGGCCGACGCCGCTGCGCCCCGCCGTACCGGGCCTGCTCGCCGCGCACGCGGGACGCCGGATCGCGGTCCTGGCCAGCGGCGACCCGATGTTCTACGGCATCGGCCGCACCCTCGTCGAGACGGCGGGCGCCGACGTGGTCCACGTCCTGCCCCACCCCTCCTCCGTCTCCTACGCCTGCGCCCGTCTCGGCTGGCCCCTGGAGGACACCGAGGTCGTCACGGCGGTCGGCCGGCCCGTGGACCGGCTCGCCGCCGCGCTGCACGACGGCCGCCGGGTCCTCGTCCTGTCGGCGGGCGCGGACACCCCCGCCGAGATCGCGGCGCTGCTCACCGACCGCGGCTTCGGGCCCAGCCGGATGACGGTCCTCGAACAGCTCGGCGCGGAGGCCGAAGCGGCGTACGACGGGGTGGCGCGGGACTGGAAGGCCGCCCCCGGCGACCCCCTGAACGTCGTCGCGGTCGACTGCCGCCGCGCCCCCGACGCCCTGCGCCTGGGCGCCGTCCCCGGCCTGCCCGACGCCGCGTACGAGCACGACGGCCAGCTCACCAAGCGTCACATCCGCGCCGCGACCCTCGCCGCGCTCGCACCCGCCCCCGGCGAACTCCTGTGGGACGTGGGCGGCGGCTCGGGCTCGATCGGCGTCGAGTGGATGCGCACGCACCCGTCGTGCCGCGCCGTTGCCGTCGAGCGGTCCCCGGAGCGCGCGGACCGCATCGCGCGCAACGCGGCGCGCCTCGGCGTCCCCGGCCTCACCGTGGTGACCGGCGCGGCCCCCGCCGCACTGGCCCGACTCCCCTCCCCCGACGCGGTGTTCATCGGCGGCGGGCTCACGGTCCCCGGTCTCCTGGACGCCTGCTGGGACGCGCTGGCTCCGGGCGGCCGCCTGGTCGCCAACACCGTCACGCTCGAATCCGAGGCGCTGCTCACCACCTGGTACCGCCGCCACGGCGGCGACCTGACGAAGCTCTCCGTCGCGCACGCGGTGCCGGTCGGCGGCTTCACGGGATGGCGGCAGGCGATGCCGGTCACGCAATGGTCCGTAACGAGAACTGAGGCTGAGGAACGATGA
- a CDS encoding cobalt-precorrin-6A reductase: MHVLVLGGTTEARRLAEVLHPRVRVTSSLAGRVAAPRLPPGEVRIGGFGGAEGMAAWVREHAVDAVIDATHPFAETISFNAARAAATAHVPLLALRRPGWVPGDGDDWREVASLDEAARAVSGAGRVFLTTGRMGLAAFAGVDDAFFLVRSVDAPEPPFPPRMAVLLDRGPFTLDGEREVIARHRIDVLVTKDSGGAATAPKLTAAREAGLPVVVVRRPPVPEGVPVAATVEEAVAWVQEPVVSG; the protein is encoded by the coding sequence ATGCACGTTCTCGTTCTCGGCGGTACCACCGAGGCCCGGCGGCTCGCCGAGGTGCTGCATCCCCGCGTCCGGGTGACGAGTTCCCTCGCGGGCCGCGTCGCCGCGCCCCGGCTGCCGCCCGGCGAGGTGCGGATCGGCGGGTTCGGCGGGGCCGAGGGGATGGCGGCGTGGGTGCGTGAGCACGCGGTGGACGCGGTCATCGATGCCACCCATCCCTTCGCGGAGACGATCAGTTTCAACGCGGCGCGGGCCGCCGCCACCGCCCATGTTCCCCTGCTGGCGCTGCGCCGGCCCGGCTGGGTGCCGGGGGACGGCGACGACTGGCGGGAGGTGGCGTCCCTGGACGAGGCGGCGCGGGCCGTGTCCGGCGCCGGGCGGGTCTTCCTGACGACCGGGCGGATGGGCCTCGCCGCGTTCGCCGGGGTCGACGACGCCTTCTTCCTCGTCCGGTCCGTCGACGCGCCGGAGCCGCCGTTCCCGCCGCGCATGGCGGTGCTCCTCGACCGGGGCCCGTTCACGCTGGACGGAGAGCGGGAGGTCATCGCCCGGCACCGGATCGATGTGCTGGTGACGAAGGACAGCGGGGGCGCGGCCACCGCCCCGAAGCTGACCGCCGCCCGGGAGGCGGGCCTCCCGGTGGTCGTGGTGCGGCGGCCGCCGGTGCCGGAGGGCGTGCCCGTGGCCGCCACCGTCGAGGAGGCGGTGGCCTGGGTTCAGGAGCCGGTCGTCTCCGGGTAG
- a CDS encoding PP2C family protein-serine/threonine phosphatase — MQGPRIRHCTTGRSAPSCPGLSIDVYARAADQAAPDDGGAPPSGDFWDAVPTRTGVRMIVGDVRGCGPAAARTARRVVEDWRQISRRESTLRGIALRLDRRVDDLAGSEDPELFVSAVLLTFRHDGGCEIVRCGHPPVMVLGPGSAAWADAIPPEPPLGLGQLARSWAESTYLPFPPGARILLMTDGVTECRDPAGRFFPVAEEAASLTDLTGAALVSELGHRMRSHAGGAPADDTLLVLVGRPPA, encoded by the coding sequence ATGCAAGGCCCTCGGATCAGGCACTGCACGACGGGGCGGAGCGCACCGTCGTGCCCCGGTCTGAGCATCGACGTGTACGCGCGGGCGGCGGACCAGGCGGCGCCGGACGACGGCGGCGCCCCGCCCAGCGGCGACTTCTGGGACGCGGTGCCGACCCGTACCGGCGTACGGATGATCGTCGGGGACGTACGGGGCTGCGGCCCCGCGGCGGCGCGCACCGCGCGGCGGGTCGTCGAGGACTGGCGGCAGATCAGCCGCCGCGAGTCCACGCTGCGCGGCATCGCCCTGCGCCTCGACCGCCGCGTCGACGACCTCGCCGGCTCCGAGGACCCCGAACTCTTCGTCTCCGCCGTCCTCCTGACGTTCCGTCATGACGGCGGCTGCGAGATCGTGCGCTGCGGCCATCCACCGGTGATGGTCCTCGGCCCCGGCAGCGCCGCGTGGGCGGACGCCATCCCGCCCGAGCCGCCGCTCGGCCTCGGGCAACTGGCCCGCTCCTGGGCGGAGTCCACGTATCTGCCGTTCCCGCCGGGCGCCCGGATCCTGCTGATGACCGACGGGGTCACCGAGTGCAGGGACCCGGCCGGCCGCTTCTTCCCGGTGGCCGAGGAGGCGGCGTCCCTCACGGACCTGACGGGCGCCGCCCTCGTCTCGGAACTGGGCCACCGGATGCGGTCCCACGCGGGCGGCGCACCGGCCGACGACACCCTGCTCGTCCTGGTCGGCCGCCCGCCCGCGTGA